A window of the Streptomyces sp. NBC_00454 genome harbors these coding sequences:
- a CDS encoding 3-hydroxybutyryl-CoA dehydrogenase, producing MESSERHDVTDLPDDIARVGVVGCGQMGAGIAEVFARSGLEVMVAETTGEALELGRTRLHTSLTRAAERGKISEEERDATLARLSFTTDLGEFADRDLVIEAVVENEQVKTEIFQVLDQVITRPDAILASNTSSIPLVKLAVATSRPDQVIGIHFFNPAPVQQLVELIPALTTSDETIKRTEALVGGVLNKHAIRAQDRSGFVVNALLIPYLLSAIRMFESGIASREDIDNGMELGCAHPMGPLKLADLIGLDTVASVADSMYAEFKEPLYAAPPLLQRMVDAGRLGRKTGSGFYPYG from the coding sequence ATGGAGAGCAGCGAAAGGCACGATGTGACGGACCTCCCAGACGACATCGCACGCGTCGGCGTAGTGGGCTGTGGCCAGATGGGCGCGGGCATCGCGGAGGTGTTCGCCCGCAGCGGTCTCGAGGTGATGGTCGCCGAGACCACCGGCGAGGCCCTGGAGCTCGGACGGACCCGCCTGCACACCTCGCTGACGAGGGCCGCCGAACGCGGCAAGATCAGCGAGGAGGAGCGGGACGCGACCCTGGCCCGCCTGTCGTTCACCACCGACCTCGGCGAGTTCGCCGACCGCGACCTCGTCATCGAGGCGGTCGTCGAGAACGAGCAGGTCAAGACGGAGATCTTCCAGGTCCTCGACCAGGTGATCACCCGCCCGGACGCGATCCTCGCCTCCAACACCTCCTCGATCCCGCTGGTCAAGCTGGCCGTCGCGACCTCGCGGCCCGACCAGGTCATCGGCATCCACTTCTTCAACCCGGCACCGGTGCAGCAGCTCGTCGAGCTGATCCCGGCGCTGACCACCAGCGACGAGACCATCAAGCGGACCGAGGCCCTGGTCGGCGGCGTGCTGAACAAGCACGCGATCCGCGCCCAGGACCGTTCCGGCTTCGTCGTCAACGCGCTCCTCATCCCGTACCTGCTGTCCGCGATCCGGATGTTCGAGTCCGGCATCGCGAGCCGCGAGGACATCGACAACGGCATGGAGCTGGGCTGCGCCCACCCGATGGGCCCGCTGAAGCTCGCGGACCTCATCGGTCTGGACACGGTGGCCTCGGTGGCCGACTCGATGTACGCGGAGTTCAAGGAGCCCCTGTACGCGGCTCCCCCGCTGCTCCAGCGGATGGTCGACGCCGGCCGCCTCGGCCGCAAGACCGGCTCGGGCTTCTACCCGTACGGCTGA
- a CDS encoding NUDIX domain-containing protein: MLPPTRSEGGRTVQWMNLSEQTVYANRWFDVNLADVELPDGRHLDHFVIRLRPVAVATAVNEANEVLLLWRHRFITDSWGWELPAGVVEDGESLEEAAAREMEEESGWRPGPLRHLMTVEPSNGLTDARHHLYWADGATYIGHPEDAFESSRRAWVPLKLVPDMIARGEVPAANMAAGLLLLHHLRLG; encoded by the coding sequence ATGTTGCCACCTACTCGATCGGAAGGTGGCAGAACCGTGCAGTGGATGAACCTGAGTGAGCAAACCGTGTATGCCAACCGTTGGTTCGACGTGAACCTCGCCGATGTGGAACTCCCCGACGGCCGGCACCTGGACCACTTCGTGATCCGGCTGCGCCCGGTCGCCGTCGCCACGGCCGTCAACGAGGCCAACGAGGTGCTGCTGTTGTGGCGCCACCGCTTCATCACCGACAGCTGGGGCTGGGAACTGCCCGCCGGGGTGGTCGAGGACGGCGAATCGCTGGAGGAGGCCGCCGCCCGGGAGATGGAGGAGGAGTCGGGCTGGCGGCCCGGCCCGCTCCGCCACCTGATGACCGTGGAGCCGTCCAACGGGCTGACCGACGCCCGCCACCACCTCTACTGGGCGGACGGAGCCACGTACATCGGCCACCCCGAGGACGCCTTCGAGTCCTCGCGCCGCGCATGGGTCCCGCTCAAGCTGGTGCCGGACATGATCGCGCGCGGCGAGGTCCCGGCCGCCAATATGGCGGCCGGGCTGCTGCTACTGCACCACCTGCGGCTCGGCTAG
- a CDS encoding transcriptional regulator, producing the protein MQPNALLDALLAEAGMSHAGLAAHVNQAGRTRGLALRYEHTAVARWLKGQRPRGQVPDLICEVVGGRLGRALCLDDVGFGVPGQQGAGSHASPLSGFVDRAAALWRSDGQGRLPMLSAEALTGTPAVMPVWEWENPPEDADVSREGPTRVGPEHIEILRAARAHYELMYRRAGGVATRDRIVRFLGSETAPMLRGSYSDGLGRSLHRATGSLVAVAGICAYDSDAHGLAQRYFHQALRLAKASGDRGLGAYVIALIVNQSLHLREFRQAVAFAEAALRAAGRHTTPALAADLYAMQAKAYAQLGDTAAALACIRNAEAAAERIRPGTEPDETGYVQPGLVNVQVAEALLGMGDLRGAHEQAAAAVGTPAHDRGRVHRLAMLCEIQLRQGEADQAVASAAEMAERAKGMESLRLRDRLRAVREQLLTSGCSGAEETAELIDGALRVPL; encoded by the coding sequence ATGCAGCCCAACGCACTGCTCGATGCCCTCCTCGCCGAGGCGGGCATGTCCCACGCCGGACTCGCCGCGCACGTGAACCAGGCGGGCCGCACCCGGGGACTGGCACTGCGCTACGAACACACCGCCGTGGCACGGTGGTTGAAGGGGCAGCGGCCCCGCGGGCAGGTGCCCGACCTGATCTGCGAGGTGGTCGGAGGCAGGCTGGGCCGGGCGCTGTGCCTCGACGACGTCGGGTTCGGGGTGCCGGGGCAGCAGGGCGCGGGCTCGCACGCGTCCCCGCTCAGCGGCTTCGTCGACCGGGCGGCCGCCCTGTGGCGTTCCGACGGGCAGGGCCGGCTCCCGATGCTCAGCGCCGAGGCCCTCACGGGGACGCCCGCCGTGATGCCGGTGTGGGAGTGGGAGAACCCGCCGGAGGACGCCGACGTGTCCCGCGAGGGGCCCACCCGGGTCGGCCCCGAGCACATCGAGATCCTGCGGGCCGCCCGCGCGCACTACGAGCTGATGTACCGCCGGGCCGGCGGCGTGGCCACCCGCGACCGGATCGTGCGCTTCCTCGGCAGCGAGACCGCCCCGATGCTGCGCGGCAGTTACTCCGACGGGCTCGGCCGCAGCCTGCACCGGGCGACCGGTTCCCTGGTGGCGGTGGCGGGGATCTGCGCGTACGACTCGGACGCCCACGGGCTGGCCCAGCGGTACTTCCACCAGGCCCTGCGGCTGGCCAAGGCGAGCGGGGACCGCGGGTTGGGGGCGTACGTGATCGCGCTGATCGTCAACCAGTCCCTGCACCTACGGGAGTTCCGCCAGGCCGTGGCCTTCGCCGAGGCCGCCCTGCGCGCCGCGGGCCGGCACACCACCCCGGCGCTGGCCGCCGACCTGTACGCCATGCAGGCCAAGGCGTACGCCCAACTCGGAGACACGGCCGCCGCGTTGGCATGCATCCGCAACGCGGAGGCGGCCGCGGAGCGGATCAGGCCGGGCACGGAGCCCGACGAGACGGGGTACGTGCAGCCCGGGCTGGTCAACGTACAGGTGGCCGAGGCGCTGCTGGGGATGGGGGACCTGCGGGGGGCCCATGAGCAGGCCGCGGCGGCGGTGGGGACCCCCGCGCACGACCGGGGCCGTGTGCACCGCCTCGCGATGCTGTGCGAGATCCAGTTGCGCCAGGGCGAGGCAGACCAGGCGGTGGCTTCGGCGGCGGAGATGGCCGAGCGGGCCAAGGGCATGGAGTCGCTGCGGCTTCGCGACCGGCTTCGGGCGGTCCGCGAACAGCTGCTGACCAGCGGTTGTTCGGGTGCGGAGGAGACCGCGGAGCTCATCGACGGAGCGCTGCGCGTTCCCCTGTGA
- the pheT gene encoding phenylalanine--tRNA ligase subunit beta, with translation MRVPLSWLREYVDLPAGETGRDVATKLVDAGLEVETVEQLGGGLKGPLVVGQVLTIEELEGFRKPIRFCTVDVGHANGTGLPQEIVCGARNFSVGDKVVVVLPGAVLPGDFAIASRETYGRTSHGMICSGDELGMGDDGTHGIIVLPHEHEVGTDAIKLLELVDEVLDIDITPDRGYCMSMRGVAREAATAYGLPLRDPALLDVPAPNSYGYAVKIDDPQGCDRFTARTVTGLDPEARSPIWLTRRLQKAGMRPISLAVDITNYVMLELGQPLHAYDRSRIDGAIGVRRAEQGEKFTTLDGVKRTLDAEDLVITDNSGPIGLAGVMGGANTEIADSVTDPATGVVTGTTEVVVEAAHFDSVSISRTARRLKLSSEASKRFERGVDPQAAAAAAQRTVDMLVLLAGGTAEAGVTELTAPGAPHTIAMSADHPDRVAGMEYGRETVVRRLQEVGCDVYGQDELVVTVPSWRPDLAEPNDLAEEVIRLEGYGNLPSTLPQVPSGRGLTARQQLHRRVGRALAGAGYVEALSYPFVGEGVFDQLQLSAHDASRQVVKLVNPISDEEPALRTTLLPGLLGALRRNDSRGSHDLALFETGSVFRAAAQPGVAVRLPADRRPTDEEIATLNAALPAQPRYAAVVLAGAREQAGWWGKGHPADWADAIQAARSLAVEAGAELVVRQGQYGPWHPGRCAELIVTLDGVETVIGHAGELHPRVVKAMGLPARTSAMELDLDRLAAAGGEALQAPRISSFPVATQDVALIVDASVPAATVEAALRKGAGELLESLRLFDVFEGEQVGEGKKSLAYALRFRAADRTLTAEESTAARDAAVALAGERTGAVLRGA, from the coding sequence ATGCGGGTCCCGCTTTCTTGGCTGCGGGAGTACGTCGACCTCCCCGCGGGTGAAACCGGTCGCGACGTCGCGACCAAGCTCGTCGACGCCGGCCTCGAGGTCGAGACCGTCGAGCAGCTCGGCGGCGGGCTCAAGGGCCCGCTCGTCGTCGGCCAGGTGCTGACCATCGAGGAGCTGGAAGGCTTCCGCAAGCCGATCCGCTTCTGCACGGTGGACGTCGGCCACGCCAACGGCACCGGCCTGCCGCAGGAGATCGTCTGCGGCGCCCGGAACTTCTCCGTCGGCGACAAGGTCGTCGTGGTCCTGCCCGGCGCGGTGCTGCCCGGCGACTTCGCGATCGCCTCGCGCGAGACCTACGGCCGCACCTCGCACGGCATGATCTGCTCCGGCGACGAGCTGGGCATGGGCGACGACGGCACGCACGGCATCATCGTGCTGCCGCACGAGCACGAGGTCGGCACCGACGCGATCAAGCTCCTGGAGCTGGTCGACGAGGTCCTCGACATCGACATCACCCCGGACCGCGGCTACTGCATGTCCATGCGCGGTGTGGCCCGCGAGGCCGCCACCGCGTACGGCCTGCCGCTGCGCGACCCGGCACTGCTCGACGTGCCCGCGCCGAACTCGTACGGCTACGCCGTCAAGATCGACGACCCGCAGGGCTGCGACCGCTTCACCGCGCGCACCGTGACCGGTCTCGACCCCGAGGCGCGCTCCCCGATCTGGCTCACGCGCCGCCTGCAGAAGGCGGGCATGCGCCCGATCTCGCTCGCCGTCGACATCACCAACTACGTGATGCTCGAGCTCGGCCAGCCGCTGCACGCCTACGACCGCTCGCGCATCGACGGCGCCATCGGCGTCCGCCGTGCCGAGCAGGGCGAGAAGTTCACCACCCTCGACGGGGTCAAGCGCACGCTCGACGCCGAGGACCTGGTGATCACCGACAACAGCGGCCCCATCGGGCTCGCCGGCGTCATGGGCGGGGCCAACACCGAGATCGCCGACTCCGTCACGGACCCGGCGACCGGCGTGGTCACCGGCACCACCGAGGTGGTCGTGGAGGCCGCGCACTTCGACTCCGTGTCGATCTCGCGCACCGCCCGCCGCCTCAAGCTGTCCTCCGAGGCCTCCAAGCGCTTCGAGCGCGGTGTGGACCCGCAGGCCGCCGCCGCGGCCGCGCAGCGCACCGTGGACATGCTCGTCCTGCTCGCCGGCGGCACCGCCGAGGCCGGAGTCACCGAGCTCACCGCCCCGGGCGCCCCGCACACCATCGCGATGAGCGCGGACCACCCCGACCGGGTCGCCGGCATGGAGTACGGCCGCGAGACCGTCGTACGCCGCCTCCAGGAGGTCGGCTGCGACGTCTACGGCCAGGACGAGCTCGTCGTCACCGTCCCCTCGTGGCGGCCCGACCTCGCCGAGCCCAACGACCTCGCCGAAGAGGTCATCCGGCTGGAGGGCTACGGGAACCTCCCGTCGACCCTCCCGCAGGTGCCCTCCGGCCGCGGTCTGACCGCCCGGCAGCAGCTGCACCGCCGGGTGGGCCGCGCGCTGGCCGGCGCGGGCTACGTGGAGGCGCTCAGCTACCCCTTCGTCGGGGAGGGCGTCTTCGACCAGCTCCAGCTGTCCGCGCACGACGCCTCCCGCCAGGTCGTCAAGCTGGTCAACCCGATCTCCGACGAGGAGCCGGCGCTGCGCACCACGCTGCTGCCGGGTCTGCTCGGCGCGCTGCGCCGCAACGACAGCCGCGGCAGCCACGACCTCGCCCTCTTCGAGACCGGCTCGGTCTTCCGGGCCGCCGCGCAGCCGGGCGTAGCCGTACGGCTGCCCGCCGACCGGCGTCCCACCGACGAGGAGATCGCCACCCTGAACGCGGCCCTGCCCGCGCAGCCGCGCTACGCCGCGGTCGTGCTGGCCGGGGCCCGCGAGCAGGCCGGCTGGTGGGGCAAGGGCCACCCGGCCGACTGGGCCGACGCGATCCAGGCGGCCCGCTCGCTGGCCGTCGAGGCCGGTGCGGAGCTGGTCGTGCGCCAGGGCCAGTACGGCCCCTGGCACCCGGGCCGCTGCGCCGAGCTGATCGTCACCCTCGACGGGGTGGAGACGGTCATCGGCCACGCCGGTGAGCTGCACCCGCGGGTGGTCAAGGCGATGGGCCTGCCGGCCCGCACCAGCGCGATGGAGCTCGACCTGGACCGCCTCGCGGCGGCCGGCGGCGAGGCCCTCCAGGCGCCCCGGATCTCCTCCTTCCCGGTGGCGACCCAGGACGTGGCGCTGATCGTCGACGCGTCGGTTCCGGCCGCCACGGTCGAGGCCGCGCTGCGCAAGGGAGCCGGTGAGCTCCTGGAGTCGCTGCGGCTGTTCGACGTCTTCGAGGGCGAGCAGGTGGGCGAGGGCAAGAAGTCCCTGGCCTATGCGCTGCGCTTCCGGGCGGCCGACCGGACGCTGACGGCTGAGGAGTCGACGGCGGCGCGTGACGCGGCCGTTGCCCTGGCCGGTGAGCGCACGGGCGCGGTGCTGCGCGGAGCGTAG